In Hasllibacter sp. MH4015, the following proteins share a genomic window:
- a CDS encoding LysR family transcriptional regulator gives MDWTGLPYFLAVSRGGSLRAAADALGATHATVDRHLRALEASYGVRLFDRTPKGLVLTQAGETLIPQAEAAEAAVIAARRRVKGLDREASGLIRLTMPPGLAFDVLCPILGDFARTYPEIELDIDISNRIQSLERAEVDVSVRVGFSVDDDVVGRKVVQTASAIYASEGYIARHLDDAGPGGEGLTWLGWGDNGAWVRETPFPNADLRHIVRGFYTQVNLIRAGMGMGRLPVYFQHHYPDLVPVPGTQPWLDRSIWLLLHSDLRRTTRVRLLVDHLAAALRAQRDIFLGPLA, from the coding sequence ATGGACTGGACCGGATTGCCCTATTTCCTTGCCGTGTCCCGCGGCGGCAGCCTGCGCGCGGCGGCGGACGCCCTTGGCGCGACCCATGCCACGGTGGACCGCCACCTGCGCGCGCTGGAGGCGAGCTATGGCGTGCGCCTGTTCGACCGCACGCCCAAGGGCCTTGTCCTGACCCAGGCGGGCGAGACGCTCATCCCCCAGGCCGAAGCGGCGGAGGCGGCGGTGATCGCGGCGCGGCGGCGCGTGAAAGGGCTGGACCGGGAAGCGTCGGGCCTGATCCGCCTGACCATGCCGCCGGGCCTTGCCTTCGACGTGCTCTGCCCGATCCTTGGCGACTTCGCCCGCACCTATCCAGAGATCGAGCTGGATATCGACATCTCCAACCGCATCCAGAGCCTGGAGCGAGCCGAAGTGGACGTATCGGTGCGGGTCGGGTTTTCCGTGGATGACGACGTGGTGGGCCGCAAGGTGGTCCAGACCGCCTCCGCGATCTATGCCAGCGAAGGCTACATCGCGCGCCACTTGGACGATGCGGGTCCCGGCGGGGAGGGGCTGACCTGGCTGGGATGGGGCGACAATGGCGCATGGGTGCGCGAGACGCCGTTTCCCAACGCCGATCTCCGGCACATCGTGCGCGGCTTCTACACCCAGGTGAACCTGATCCGCGCGGGCATGGGGATGGGGCGTTTGCCGGTCTATTTTCAGCACCATTACCCCGACCTGGTTCCGGTTCCGGGCACGCAGCCCTGGCTTGATCGGTCGATCTGGCTGCTGCTTCATTCCGACCTGCGCCGCACGACCCGGGTGCGGCTCCTGGTCGATCACCTGGCCGCGGCCTTGCGCGCGCAGCGGGACATATTCCTGGGTCCCCTTGCCTAG
- a CDS encoding DUF4169 family protein, producing MNGKLVSLSKARKARARAEAKTRADENAVKHGRTKAERAAEARRAERQEKALDGAKRDD from the coding sequence ATGAATGGCAAGCTGGTCAGCCTGTCGAAAGCGCGCAAGGCGCGCGCGCGCGCGGAGGCAAAGACGCGGGCCGATGAGAACGCCGTGAAGCATGGCCGGACCAAGGCCGAACGGGCCGCCGAAGCGCGCCGCGCCGAACGGCAGGAGAAGGCGCTCGACGGTGCCAAGCGCGATGACTGA
- a CDS encoding FkbM family methyltransferase, which produces MLRAAFLSFCEDLAPASYAQRFQDLFCLWISGLKHDGYFVEFGALSGINVSNSYLLERLGWDGIVAEPHPAFADRLRANRRARVVTDCVWSESGATVPFHAVKGKPALSGIGGLGQDDIQAVQGSRAAFVRHDVRTISLKDMLDQAKAPRVIDAISIDTEGSEFEILKAFDFTAYRFRAIVVEHGFSAMRPKIHALLSDHGYLRLWPELSGHDDWYVHAAHLPESPPDAGAYRALIRALPTDAPLPKPGPRLRVLAEMAQAIGHRDLRLRCLQQAAAALPDVASVHSELARAFGDLGLTNRAIAAFDAALALNPDLAPARKCRARMLDGADPSPAKERAR; this is translated from the coding sequence GTGTTGCGCGCCGCCTTTCTGTCCTTTTGCGAAGATCTGGCCCCCGCATCCTACGCGCAGCGGTTCCAGGACCTCTTCTGCCTCTGGATCTCGGGCCTGAAACACGACGGGTATTTCGTCGAATTCGGCGCGCTTTCGGGCATCAACGTCTCCAATTCCTACCTGTTGGAGCGTCTGGGATGGGACGGCATCGTGGCCGAACCCCACCCGGCTTTCGCGGATCGCCTGCGGGCCAACCGCCGCGCGCGGGTCGTGACCGACTGCGTCTGGTCGGAAAGCGGCGCGACCGTGCCGTTCCACGCGGTCAAGGGCAAACCGGCGCTTTCGGGCATCGGCGGCCTCGGGCAGGACGACATCCAGGCAGTGCAAGGATCGCGCGCGGCCTTCGTGCGCCATGACGTGCGCACGATCTCCCTCAAGGACATGCTGGATCAGGCCAAGGCGCCAAGGGTGATCGACGCGATCTCCATCGACACCGAGGGCTCGGAATTCGAGATTCTGAAGGCCTTCGATTTCACGGCCTACCGATTCCGCGCGATAGTCGTGGAGCACGGCTTTTCGGCGATGCGCCCCAAGATCCACGCCTTGCTGAGCGACCACGGCTATCTGCGCCTCTGGCCGGAGCTTTCGGGCCACGATGATTGGTACGTCCACGCCGCCCACCTGCCCGAGAGCCCGCCCGACGCCGGTGCCTACCGCGCCCTGATCCGTGCCCTTCCCACGGACGCCCCCTTGCCCAAACCCGGTCCCCGCCTGCGCGTGCTGGCCGAGATGGCGCAGGCCATCGGCCACCGCGACCTGCGCCTGCGCTGCCTGCAACAGGCCGCCGCCGCCCTGCCCGACGTGGCAAGCGTCCACAGCGAATTGGCGCGCGCCTTTGGCGATCTGGGCCTGACGAACCGGGCCATTGCCGCGTTCGACGCGGCCCTTGCCCTGAACCCCGATCTAGCCCCCGCCCGCAAATGCCGCGCGCGGATGCTGGACGGCGCCGACCCATCCCCAGCAAAGGAGAGAGCGAGATGA
- a CDS encoding SRPBCC family protein: MPSVSVTRTIDAPLDQLWASWDEFGDIARFNPNLNASFLIANKQPTGKGAERQCDLSDGKTFLKERIVGYEPHRRLDIDIYESNMPIKNARATFDFRARGPKRSEVTMTMHFTPPMGPLGYLMLPLMKPQMRGLLAKLLDGNKAFVERGVEIDRMAA; encoded by the coding sequence ATGCCTTCAGTTTCCGTCACCCGCACCATCGACGCGCCGCTCGACCAGCTTTGGGCGTCCTGGGATGAGTTCGGCGATATCGCCCGCTTCAATCCCAACCTCAACGCCTCCTTCCTGATCGCGAACAAGCAGCCCACCGGCAAGGGCGCCGAACGGCAATGCGACCTGAGCGACGGCAAGACCTTCCTCAAGGAGCGGATCGTGGGATACGAGCCCCATCGCCGCCTCGACATCGACATCTACGAGTCGAACATGCCGATCAAGAACGCGCGCGCCACGTTCGATTTCCGCGCAAGGGGGCCGAAACGCTCCGAAGTGACGATGACCATGCACTTCACCCCGCCGATGGGGCCGCTCGGCTACCTCATGCTGCCCCTGATGAAGCCGCAGATGCGCGGTCTGCTGGCCAAGCTGCTGGACGGCAACAAGGCGTTTGTCGAACGGGGCGTCGAAATCGACCGGATGGCGGCGTGA
- a CDS encoding DUF4345 family protein — protein MTAIDYINFAVAIVTVGLGLCGWLAPRWTMNVLDIKSGPSNMAYTEVSAVSGCLFVGIGIGVLILNEPMAWIALGLAYAGAAVGRVTSILRDDAASRQSWTFFGTEAALGAWLVLANWPPV, from the coding sequence ATGACCGCCATTGATTATATCAACTTCGCCGTTGCGATCGTGACCGTGGGCCTTGGCCTGTGCGGTTGGCTTGCCCCCCGATGGACCATGAACGTGCTGGATATCAAATCCGGCCCCAGCAACATGGCCTATACCGAAGTGTCCGCCGTGTCGGGGTGCCTGTTCGTCGGCATCGGCATCGGCGTGCTGATCCTGAACGAGCCGATGGCGTGGATCGCACTTGGGCTGGCCTATGCGGGCGCGGCGGTGGGGCGCGTGACGTCGATTTTGCGCGACGATGCGGCCTCGCGCCAAAGCTGGACATTCTTCGGGACCGAAGCCGCCCTTGGCGCGTGGCTGGTCCTGGCCAATTGGCCGCCGGTCTGA
- a CDS encoding cytochrome P450, which produces MSDLPPKPPARAERVSLWRYMRLFRDDILSAQPARLYRAWMAEFRTPFFRSYMINQPQLVDEVLKARPLDFPKSDRVGEGLRPLLGNSVFLTNGAEWQRQRRIIDPAFEGGRLRDTFPAMWAAGEASVARMGAGVAPESAQESIAPESATEGAEGHVVEIEEEMSHAAADVIFRTLFSLPIEADIASRVFHQFRAYQRTQPILNAAAFVPLPRWLPRGHRAETRKTAAAIRALITELTAHRMAEIEAGTAPDDLATKIMTTADPETGERFTTDEMVDQVAIFFLAGHETSASALGWALYLLARYPEWQDKVAEEAGSLPDTPDFAAMSRLKITRDVFREALRLYPPVPMMVREATCPETFRDRAVKPGSQIVISPWHLHRQTRLWDNPDGFDPARWHTDNGKACMRDAFIPFSAGARVCTGAGFAMVEGPLLLAMLVRAFRFERIAGDDPVPVAYLTVRAKDGIRLRVTPR; this is translated from the coding sequence ATGAGCGATCTGCCCCCCAAACCGCCCGCCCGGGCGGAGCGTGTGTCGCTGTGGCGCTACATGCGGCTGTTTCGCGATGACATCCTGTCGGCGCAGCCCGCGCGCCTTTATCGCGCGTGGATGGCAGAGTTCCGCACGCCGTTCTTCCGCTCCTACATGATCAACCAGCCGCAATTGGTGGATGAGGTGCTCAAGGCGCGCCCGCTCGACTTCCCGAAATCCGATCGGGTGGGGGAGGGGTTGCGCCCGCTTCTGGGCAATTCGGTCTTCCTGACCAACGGGGCGGAGTGGCAGCGGCAGCGACGCATCATCGACCCGGCCTTTGAGGGCGGGCGGCTGCGCGACACGTTCCCGGCGATGTGGGCGGCGGGGGAGGCATCGGTGGCGCGGATGGGGGCCGGAGTCGCGCCGGAGAGTGCGCAGGAAAGCATCGCGCCGGAGAGTGCGACGGAGGGCGCGGAGGGACATGTCGTGGAGATCGAGGAGGAGATGTCCCACGCGGCCGCCGACGTCATCTTCCGCACGCTCTTTTCCCTGCCGATCGAGGCCGACATCGCAAGCCGGGTCTTCCACCAGTTCCGCGCTTATCAGCGGACCCAGCCGATCCTGAACGCGGCCGCCTTCGTGCCGCTGCCACGCTGGTTGCCGCGGGGCCACAGGGCCGAGACGCGGAAGACCGCCGCCGCGATCCGCGCCCTGATTACCGAGCTGACGGCCCATCGCATGGCGGAGATCGAGGCCGGGACCGCCCCCGACGACCTCGCCACGAAGATCATGACCACCGCCGATCCCGAGACGGGCGAACGCTTCACGACGGATGAAATGGTCGATCAGGTCGCCATCTTCTTCCTTGCAGGGCACGAGACCAGCGCCTCAGCCCTTGGATGGGCGCTCTACCTGCTGGCGCGCTACCCCGAGTGGCAGGACAAGGTAGCGGAGGAGGCGGGGAGCCTGCCCGATACGCCCGACTTCGCCGCCATGTCCCGGCTGAAGATCACCCGCGACGTGTTTCGGGAGGCGTTACGGCTTTACCCGCCCGTGCCGATGATGGTGCGGGAGGCGACCTGCCCGGAAACCTTCCGGGACCGCGCTGTCAAACCGGGCAGCCAGATCGTGATTTCGCCCTGGCACCTGCACCGGCAGACCCGTCTTTGGGACAATCCCGACGGCTTCGATCCCGCCCGCTGGCACACGGACAACGGCAAGGCGTGCATGCGCGATGCGTTCATTCCGTTTTCCGCGGGCGCACGGGTCTGCACGGGCGCGGGGTTCGCGATGGTGGAGGGGCCGCTTCTGCTGGCCATGCTGGTGCGCGCGTTCCGGTTTGAGCGGATTGCGGGCGATGATCCGGTGCCGGTGGCCTACCTGACGGTGCGGGCGAAGGACGGGATCCGGTTGCGCGTCACGCCGCGCTGA
- a CDS encoding DUF1330 domain-containing protein — translation MAHYVIAQLDVTDPDAFMESYAKPLGPLYERHGGKVIAASMAPAIVEGASTANMVAVLEFPSEDAFENWYGDPDYKPLLAKRRALTRMGSSRLIALPGT, via the coding sequence ATGGCCCATTACGTGATCGCGCAACTCGACGTGACCGACCCGGACGCATTCATGGAAAGCTACGCCAAGCCCCTTGGCCCGCTCTATGAACGCCATGGCGGCAAGGTCATCGCGGCCTCCATGGCGCCCGCCATCGTCGAAGGCGCCAGCACCGCCAACATGGTCGCGGTCCTGGAATTCCCGTCGGAGGACGCATTCGAGAATTGGTACGGCGACCCGGATTACAAACCGCTTCTGGCCAAGCGGCGGGCGTTGACCCGCATGGGCTCCAGCCGGTTGATCGCCCTGCCAGGCACCTGA
- a CDS encoding Hint domain-containing protein: protein MMVSSTDTQTGSDSGTINGIDVGLTAELPTFATDQFEVTADITTGSSTQDINVALVIDTSGSTAQNSGSDVDGDGINDTFLAAQKLAAKEVFESLKNAGYDPAAVTITLIEYNGNGSTVGNFDLNDETAFESAVDGLTAGGSTNFDDALDEVISEWQATTTDGTADDNPESEVTANDSNLVLFLSDGRPTSGGTNFTGEIATLENDFDADITAIGIGANSSLTQLNAIDNTGGATQITDLTQLGDLITAPPPLPELIEVQIVVTDEDGIETITTIPAGDPRIIETPLGLRIDCEPISGYDYEVGESLSVEVRAVFTPNGDTLVVDGFALPMFVCFVRGTHILTPSGEKRIEDLAIGDRVVTRDHGVQPIRWIGCTRLPASALAARPELRPVRISAGALGPDIPVRDLCVSRQHRVLVRDWRAEMMFGSAEGVLTPAFTLINDTSVRPDCDLPDGVDYFHIAFDSHEVIYSEGLETESFHPAADTVSVLTEPQRQELYAIFPELEEGLETMSAARVGLKGRDGHALNTRTIRMNTVE from the coding sequence ATGATGGTTTCCAGCACCGATACACAGACCGGGTCCGACAGTGGCACGATCAACGGCATTGACGTCGGCCTGACCGCGGAATTGCCGACATTCGCCACCGACCAGTTCGAGGTGACGGCCGATATCACCACCGGATCGTCGACCCAGGACATCAATGTGGCCCTCGTGATCGACACGTCGGGATCGACGGCGCAGAATTCCGGGTCTGACGTGGATGGCGACGGCATCAACGACACCTTTCTCGCGGCCCAGAAACTTGCCGCGAAGGAGGTGTTCGAATCGCTCAAGAATGCGGGCTACGATCCGGCCGCCGTCACAATCACGCTGATCGAATACAACGGCAATGGCAGCACCGTGGGCAATTTCGACCTGAACGACGAGACGGCCTTTGAATCCGCCGTCGATGGGCTGACCGCCGGCGGCAGCACCAATTTCGACGATGCCCTCGACGAGGTGATTTCGGAATGGCAGGCGACCACAACCGACGGCACCGCCGATGACAATCCCGAAAGCGAAGTCACGGCCAATGACAGTAACCTGGTCCTGTTCCTGTCCGACGGGCGCCCCACCAGCGGAGGCACGAATTTCACCGGCGAAATCGCGACGCTGGAGAACGATTTCGACGCCGACATCACCGCCATCGGCATCGGGGCCAATTCCAGCCTGACGCAGCTTAACGCGATCGACAATACCGGCGGCGCCACCCAGATCACCGACCTGACGCAACTGGGCGATCTGATTACCGCCCCGCCCCCGCTCCCCGAATTGATCGAAGTGCAGATCGTGGTGACGGACGAGGACGGCATCGAGACGATCACGACGATCCCCGCGGGCGATCCGCGGATCATCGAGACGCCCCTTGGCCTGCGCATAGATTGCGAGCCTATCTCGGGCTACGATTACGAGGTCGGGGAGAGCCTCAGTGTGGAGGTCCGCGCCGTCTTCACCCCCAATGGCGATACGCTGGTCGTGGACGGCTTCGCGCTTCCGATGTTCGTCTGCTTCGTGCGCGGCACCCACATCCTGACGCCCTCGGGCGAAAAGCGGATCGAGGATCTGGCGATCGGCGACCGGGTCGTGACCCGCGACCATGGCGTGCAGCCCATTCGCTGGATCGGCTGCACCCGGCTTCCGGCCTCCGCCCTTGCGGCGCGCCCCGAATTGCGCCCGGTGCGCATTTCCGCCGGTGCGCTTGGCCCCGACATCCCGGTCCGCGACCTGTGCGTGTCGCGCCAACACCGGGTTCTGGTCCGCGACTGGCGGGCGGAGATGATGTTCGGCAGCGCCGAGGGCGTCCTGACGCCTGCCTTCACGCTGATAAACGACACGAGTGTCCGACCCGACTGCGATCTGCCCGACGGCGTGGATTACTTCCACATCGCCTTCGACAGCCACGAGGTGATCTATTCCGAGGGGCTGGAGACCGAGAGCTTCCACCCCGCCGCCGACACGGTGTCGGTGCTGACCGAACCCCAGCGGCAGGAGCTTTACGCGATCTTCCCGGAGCTGGAGGAAGGGCTGGAAACGATGTCCGCGGCACGGGTCGGCCTGAAAGGGCGCGACGGCCACGCGCTGAACACGCGGACGATCCGGATGAATACCGTCGAATAA
- a CDS encoding VOC family protein has product MRAGAHIMLDGGQGAQAIDHWQRAFPDLSAEADADQPGLWTLTFAGMTFTLFDSPEPHDFAPTPSWSMMVDVDRAQDVEGPTAILAEGGKTLMPLDRYDFADRFAWVEDRFGISWQIRFIAP; this is encoded by the coding sequence ATGCGGGCTGGCGCCCATATCATGCTGGACGGCGGACAGGGCGCGCAGGCCATCGACCATTGGCAGCGCGCCTTTCCGGATCTCTCGGCAGAGGCCGATGCCGATCAACCCGGCCTTTGGACACTCACCTTCGCGGGTATGACCTTCACGCTTTTCGACAGCCCCGAGCCGCACGATTTCGCGCCCACGCCGTCGTGGTCGATGATGGTGGACGTCGACCGGGCGCAGGATGTGGAAGGTCCGACCGCGATCCTGGCCGAAGGCGGCAAGACCCTCATGCCCCTTGACCGATACGATTTCGCCGATCGCTTCGCGTGGGTGGAGGATCGGTTCGGCATCTCGTGGCAAATCCGGTTCATCGCGCCATGA
- a CDS encoding ribbon-helix-helix domain-containing protein: MTDARPRKHSLTLQGHRTSVSLEDAFWDALREIAARRGMSMNALVAEIDGARGVSAGLASAIRVHVLNDLRARVEP; this comes from the coding sequence ATGACTGACGCGCGGCCTCGAAAGCACTCCCTGACGTTGCAGGGCCACCGCACCTCCGTCTCGTTGGAGGATGCGTTCTGGGACGCGCTGCGGGAGATCGCGGCACGGCGCGGCATGTCGATGAACGCGCTGGTGGCCGAGATCGACGGGGCGCGCGGTGTGTCGGCGGGCCTGGCCTCCGCCATCCGGGTTCATGTCCTCAACGATCTGCGCGCGCGGGTCGAGCCGTAA
- the fumC gene encoding class II fumarate hydratase has product MAQTRTETDSFGPLEVPADKYWGAQTQRSILNFPIGWEKQPVAIVRALGVIKRACAEANVARGKLDGIGDAIIDAAQEVIDGKLDDNFPLVVWQTGSGTQSNMNANEVIANRAIEMLGGEIGSKDPVHPNDHCNMGQSSNDTFPTAMHIATAMTARDVTLPGLRKLHAALEDKVAAFQGIIKIGRTHTMDATPLTLAQEFGGYAHQVLKSIQRIELALGDIYELAQGGTAVGTGLNTPEGWGEEVAGNMARITGLPFVTAPNKFEALAAHDAMVQISGAMKTTAASLFKIANDIRLLGSGPRCGLGELMLPENEPGSSIMPGKVNPTQCEAMTQVCAHVIGNDAAVGFAGSQGHFELNVYKPMMAYNVLQSMQLIGDAAVAFTDNCVVGIEANTQRIERIMNESLMLVTALAPTIGYDNATTVAKTAHKNGTTLKEEAIGLGFVDEETFDRVVRPETMIGPK; this is encoded by the coding sequence ATGGCCCAGACCCGCACCGAAACCGACAGCTTTGGCCCGTTGGAGGTTCCCGCCGACAAGTATTGGGGCGCACAGACCCAACGCTCGATCCTGAATTTCCCCATCGGCTGGGAGAAGCAGCCCGTTGCCATCGTCCGCGCGCTCGGCGTCATCAAGCGCGCCTGTGCGGAGGCGAATGTGGCCCGCGGCAAGCTCGACGGGATCGGCGATGCGATCATCGACGCCGCGCAGGAGGTGATCGACGGCAAGCTCGACGACAACTTCCCCCTTGTCGTGTGGCAAACGGGCTCCGGCACGCAATCGAACATGAACGCCAACGAGGTCATCGCCAACCGCGCGATCGAGATGCTGGGGGGCGAGATCGGATCGAAAGACCCCGTCCACCCCAATGACCATTGCAACATGGGGCAATCGTCCAACGACACGTTCCCCACGGCCATGCATATCGCCACCGCAATGACCGCGCGCGACGTAACGCTGCCCGGCCTGCGCAAGCTGCACGCCGCGCTTGAGGACAAGGTGGCGGCGTTCCAGGGCATCATCAAGATCGGGCGCACCCACACGATGGACGCCACGCCGCTCACGCTGGCGCAGGAATTCGGCGGTTACGCGCACCAGGTGCTGAAAAGCATTCAGCGGATCGAGCTGGCGCTTGGGGACATCTATGAACTGGCCCAGGGCGGCACGGCGGTCGGCACCGGTCTCAACACGCCCGAGGGTTGGGGCGAGGAAGTGGCAGGCAACATGGCGCGGATCACCGGCCTGCCCTTCGTCACAGCGCCCAACAAGTTCGAGGCGCTGGCCGCCCATGACGCGATGGTGCAGATCTCCGGCGCGATGAAGACGACGGCTGCGAGCCTGTTCAAGATCGCCAACGACATTCGCCTGCTTGGCTCCGGCCCGCGCTGCGGATTGGGCGAATTGATGCTGCCCGAGAATGAGCCGGGCTCGTCGATCATGCCCGGAAAGGTGAACCCCACCCAGTGCGAGGCGATGACTCAGGTCTGCGCCCATGTCATCGGCAATGACGCCGCCGTGGGTTTCGCCGGATCGCAGGGGCATTTCGAGCTGAACGTCTACAAACCCATGATGGCCTACAATGTCCTGCAAAGCATGCAGCTGATCGGGGATGCCGCCGTCGCCTTTACCGACAATTGCGTCGTGGGGATCGAGGCGAATACCCAGCGGATCGAGCGGATCATGAACGAGTCGCTGATGCTGGTGACGGCACTCGCGCCGACCATCGGTTACGACAACGCGACCACGGTGGCCAAGACCGCCCACAAGAACGGCACCACCTTGAAGGAGGAGGCGATCGGCCTCGGCTTCGTGGACGAGGAGACGTTTGACCGCGTGGTGCGCCCCGAAACCATGATCGGGCCGAAGTGA
- a CDS encoding GNAT family N-acetyltransferase, whose translation MGRAYVFEPAKTEHVDGISRVIREAISQVNAKDYPPAEIERLLRNFSERSVRALLGQRQTLVALLEGRVVGTAALQGCEVKSVFVSPYLHRTGIGSSLMRELERIARRQGIASLDVSSSLSAVPFYAALGYVEKERTFFGDEETVLMRKTLGNTPPD comes from the coding sequence ATGGGCCGCGCGTATGTATTCGAACCAGCAAAGACCGAACATGTCGACGGCATCAGCCGCGTCATTCGCGAAGCGATCAGTCAGGTCAACGCAAAGGACTATCCGCCGGCCGAAATTGAACGCCTCTTGCGGAACTTTTCGGAGCGAAGCGTGCGCGCGTTGCTTGGGCAGAGACAGACCCTAGTGGCCCTGCTCGAAGGGCGCGTGGTCGGGACGGCGGCCCTTCAGGGCTGTGAGGTGAAGTCCGTTTTCGTGTCGCCGTATCTGCACCGCACTGGCATCGGGTCGTCGTTAATGCGCGAACTTGAGCGGATCGCCAGACGTCAGGGCATTGCATCACTGGACGTGTCGTCTTCCCTTTCCGCCGTGCCGTTTTACGCGGCTTTGGGGTATGTCGAGAAGGAACGGACCTTTTTCGGCGACGAGGAAACGGTCCTGATGAGGAAAACGTTGGGCAATACCCCACCGGACTAG
- a CDS encoding SspB family protein, whose amino-acid sequence MTDLPSSIPYGRLMHDAVCGVIRTVLDGVAQHGLPGEHHFFITFSTQHEDVDLADWLRDRYPEEMMIVIQNWYDDLVVDEAGFAITLNFGDAPERLRVPFDAILTFVDPSVEFGWRFERTDEEGDGPDGDPPAPDDDPGGEAEETGERRDAPHDAEVVSLDRFRKSH is encoded by the coding sequence ATGACCGATCTGCCCTCCTCCATTCCCTATGGCCGCCTGATGCACGATGCCGTCTGTGGCGTGATCCGCACGGTGCTGGACGGGGTGGCGCAACACGGGCTGCCGGGGGAGCATCACTTCTTCATCACCTTTTCGACCCAGCACGAGGATGTGGACCTCGCCGATTGGCTGCGCGACCGCTACCCCGAGGAGATGATGATCGTGATCCAGAACTGGTATGACGATCTGGTGGTGGACGAGGCCGGCTTCGCCATCACGCTCAATTTCGGGGACGCGCCGGAACGGCTGCGCGTGCCGTTCGACGCGATCCTGACCTTCGTGGACCCCTCCGTCGAATTCGGCTGGCGGTTCGAGCGCACGGATGAGGAAGGCGACGGCCCCGATGGCGATCCCCCTGCCCCCGACGACGATCCCGGCGGCGAGGCGGAGGAGACCGGGGAACGCCGCGATGCGCCCCACGATGCCGAGGTCGTCAGCCTCGACCGGTTCCGCAAGTCGCACTAG
- a CDS encoding class I SAM-dependent methyltransferase yields MASSDFALFMGQLLRKPHQVVALAPSSAGLCAEMVAELDPDGGPVIELGAGTGNITRAILGTGLPAEQCHSIEMNPEFCDRLRENFPGLNVHRMSAGDCGDLEVADVQAVISGLPLLSMPTQLQRDILTGFARKVRPGGDYVQFTYGPKPPVTKIVREELNLTWRKSDKIWWNMPPARVYRFRQAG; encoded by the coding sequence TTGGCCAGCAGTGATTTCGCGCTTTTCATGGGGCAATTGTTGCGCAAGCCCCATCAGGTCGTGGCGCTCGCCCCATCGTCGGCGGGTCTGTGCGCGGAGATGGTGGCAGAGCTTGATCCCGATGGCGGCCCGGTGATCGAACTGGGTGCCGGCACCGGCAACATCACGCGCGCGATCCTTGGCACCGGCCTGCCGGCGGAACAGTGTCATTCCATAGAGATGAACCCCGAATTCTGTGACCGGCTGCGCGAGAATTTTCCGGGCCTGAACGTCCACCGCATGAGCGCGGGCGATTGCGGCGATCTGGAGGTGGCGGATGTCCAGGCCGTGATCTCAGGCCTGCCGCTCCTGTCGATGCCGACCCAGCTACAGCGCGATATCCTGACCGGCTTTGCCCGGAAGGTCCGCCCGGGCGGCGATTACGTGCAATTCACGTATGGCCCCAAGCCGCCCGTCACCAAGATCGTTCGGGAGGAGTTGAACCTCACCTGGCGCAAGTCCGACAAGATCTGGTGGAACATGCCGCCCGCCCGCGTCTACCGGTTCCGGCAAGCGGGCTAG